One region of Triticum aestivum cultivar Chinese Spring chromosome 6B, IWGSC CS RefSeq v2.1, whole genome shotgun sequence genomic DNA includes:
- the LOC123135951 gene encoding uncharacterized protein — translation MWVSETPRPRRSSRPSRPRTLPSPASAAASRGRVRLLAVVGPLAPHLPSRQQQQQRRSAVANSRSRAGTRSGRRQRQQLQRSVGRLAAGEAGKIREALLAEVSGERSGDRGWQWRLELPRA, via the exons ATGTGGGTCAGCGAGACGCCGAGGCCAAGGCGGAGCTCCAGGCCATCGAGGCCGCGTACGCTGCCGAGTCCGGCAAGCGCCGCTGCCTCCCGCGGCCGCGTGCGCCTCCTCGCCGTCGTGGGTCCTCTCGCCCCCCACTTGCCAAG TCGCCAACAACAGCAGCAGAGGCGATCAGCAGTCGCCAACAGCAGGAGCAGGGCGGGGACTCGATCGGGcaggcggcagcggcagcagctgcAGAGGTCTGTAGGTCGTCTTGCTGCTGGGGAGGCGGGGAAGATCCGCGAGGCACTGCTTGCCGAAGTCAGCGGAGagaggagcggcgaccgaggttggCAGTGGCGGCTGGAGTTGCCGCGGGCGTGA